A window of bacterium contains these coding sequences:
- the rsmA gene encoding 16S rRNA (adenine(1518)-N(6)/adenine(1519)-N(6))-dimethyltransferase RsmA, with amino-acid sequence MKTPIPPAPKRRLGQNFLCDQNILRKIIDFIHPTAGDFFVEIGAGTGALTALLTPHVARLIAVELDADLLPYLQNIPDITLLHSDIRKVDLCEIRADGKIRVTGNLPYYISSNILTSLILQRKCIQDMTLMFQEEVAHRITAPPSDPDYGYLSVITQYYCNIRKGFKINKNCFVPKPEIESRVLRFEFRTEPAIQFEEFASFLEKAFSQRRKKLRNNLLRALPIPAPSLDRTFDELQLSQDVRAENLSAVQYEKLILRLRT; translated from the coding sequence GTGAAAACTCCGATCCCACCGGCGCCCAAACGCCGGCTCGGCCAGAATTTTCTGTGCGATCAAAACATTCTCCGCAAGATTATTGATTTTATTCATCCGACGGCTGGAGATTTCTTTGTTGAAATCGGCGCAGGGACCGGAGCTTTAACCGCGCTTCTGACGCCGCACGTAGCTCGCTTGATCGCTGTGGAATTGGATGCCGATCTCCTTCCCTACCTGCAAAACATTCCAGACATCACACTTTTACATTCTGATATTCGAAAAGTGGATTTGTGCGAGATTCGCGCGGATGGAAAAATCCGCGTCACAGGAAACCTCCCCTATTACATTTCGTCGAATATTTTGACTTCTCTGATTCTGCAACGAAAGTGTATTCAAGATATGACCTTGATGTTTCAGGAAGAGGTGGCTCACCGGATAACGGCGCCACCATCGGATCCGGATTACGGTTACCTGAGTGTAATCACGCAATATTATTGCAACATCCGGAAGGGATTTAAGATCAACAAGAATTGTTTCGTTCCCAAACCTGAAATCGAATCTCGAGTTCTGCGTTTTGAGTTCCGGACCGAGCCAGCGATTCAGTTTGAAGAATTCGCATCCTTTCTGGAAAAAGCTTTTTCGCAGCGCCGCAAAAAGCTCCGGAACAATCTTCTACGCGCTCTTCCTATCCCTGCTCCGTCACTGGACCGAACCTTTGACGAACTTCAGCTCTCACAAGATGTGCGCGCCGAAAATCTGTCAGCCGTTCAGTACGAAAAACTGATTTTGCGGCTGCGAACGTAG
- a CDS encoding long-chain fatty acid--CoA ligase, protein MVKRDGAYAPISATEVRDSVESIAAALIELGVQPKENIGLLSENRPEWAFADLAILAAGAVTVPIYATLPAKQIEYIVNDSEMVCLFVSNTVQLSKILEIRGAIPKIRNIIIFDHTDGVADDLIPLKEMIRAGGVNLKKEPEVVQRRFAGIKPDDVFSIIYTSGTTGEPKGVMLTHRNVVSNIEALNHSGFQFVREDRSISFLPLSHILERMVGYYALLYFGCTIAYAESLEALPQNLQEVQPTVLTAVPRVFEKFYGRVMENVSREKGFKKKLAIWAFKIAAEYAETRLNDKAPSFILSSKYVMADELVLKKIRGRLGGRLRILGCGGAALPKQLAHFFYGIGLTILEGYGLTETSPIISFNRPGAFKFGTVGQPIPGVEVKIAEDGEILSRGPHIMKGYYKKPEDTAQAITPDGWFRTGDIGEIDADGYLKITDRKKDLIITSAGKNIAPQFVENTVKTSRYILQIIVVGDKRKFPSALVVPNMENLRKFAAEHQIAEQDIYDHPLVIEEVQRDIERLSQDLAPFEKIKRIVLLQKEFTIESGELTPSLKIKRNVVERKYRELIDSLYITPALSV, encoded by the coding sequence ATGGTGAAAAGGGACGGAGCCTATGCCCCCATCTCTGCAACGGAGGTTCGGGATTCGGTCGAGTCGATCGCTGCTGCTCTGATCGAGCTCGGGGTCCAGCCAAAAGAAAACATCGGGTTACTTTCGGAAAACAGGCCTGAATGGGCATTTGCAGATCTGGCTATTCTAGCGGCAGGCGCAGTGACCGTTCCGATTTATGCCACATTGCCGGCAAAACAAATTGAATACATTGTCAATGATTCGGAAATGGTCTGTTTGTTTGTTTCCAACACAGTGCAACTCAGCAAAATTCTTGAAATCCGCGGCGCTATTCCGAAGATTCGGAACATCATCATTTTCGATCATACTGACGGCGTGGCCGATGATCTTATCCCGTTGAAAGAAATGATTCGAGCCGGCGGTGTGAATTTGAAAAAGGAACCCGAAGTGGTTCAAAGAAGGTTTGCCGGCATCAAACCGGATGATGTTTTCAGCATCATTTACACATCCGGCACAACAGGGGAGCCGAAAGGAGTAATGCTTACACACCGGAATGTCGTCAGCAACATTGAGGCGCTCAACCATTCGGGCTTTCAATTTGTGCGAGAGGACCGGTCTATTTCTTTTTTGCCTTTGAGTCATATTCTGGAAAGAATGGTTGGTTATTATGCTCTTCTCTACTTTGGATGCACGATCGCCTATGCCGAAAGTCTGGAAGCATTACCGCAAAATTTGCAAGAAGTGCAGCCAACGGTTCTGACTGCTGTCCCGCGAGTTTTCGAAAAATTCTACGGAAGGGTCATGGAAAACGTTTCGCGGGAGAAAGGGTTCAAGAAAAAGCTGGCTATCTGGGCGTTCAAAATCGCGGCCGAATATGCAGAAACAAGATTAAATGATAAGGCTCCCTCCTTCATTCTGTCGTCCAAGTATGTGATGGCTGATGAACTCGTCCTCAAAAAGATTCGAGGACGGCTTGGCGGCAGGCTACGTATCCTTGGATGCGGAGGCGCTGCACTGCCAAAGCAGCTTGCGCATTTTTTCTACGGAATCGGACTTACAATTCTGGAAGGATATGGATTGACGGAAACCAGTCCGATCATTTCCTTCAATAGACCTGGCGCATTCAAGTTCGGCACTGTGGGACAGCCGATCCCTGGCGTCGAAGTGAAAATCGCGGAAGATGGAGAAATCCTTTCTCGTGGTCCTCATATCATGAAAGGCTATTACAAAAAACCGGAGGATACGGCACAAGCGATCACACCCGATGGCTGGTTTCGCACCGGCGACATAGGTGAAATCGATGCCGATGGTTATCTTAAGATTACAGACCGGAAAAAGGATTTGATCATCACATCCGCGGGAAAGAACATTGCACCTCAGTTCGTTGAGAACACTGTAAAGACTTCCCGGTACATTTTGCAAATTATTGTTGTTGGAGATAAACGCAAGTTTCCATCGGCGCTGGTTGTCCCGAACATGGAGAATCTCCGGAAGTTTGCCGCAGAACATCAGATCGCAGAACAGGACATTTATGATCATCCCCTGGTGATTGAAGAAGTTCAGCGGGACATCGAACGATTGAGTCAGGATTTGGCGCCTTTCGAGAAAATTAAGCGGATCGTCTTATTACAAAAAGAATTTACAATTGAATCCGGCGAATTAACGCCGAGCCTTAAAATCAAAAGAAATGTTGTTGAAAGGAAATACAGAGAATTGATCGATAGTCTGTATATCACCCCAGCCTTAAGCGTTTGA
- a CDS encoding tetratricopeptide repeat protein: MLSIFCLVLLVGEPCAAEDVESLMRDAEAHYHLREQESELPKAIETYRRVLEIDPENYEGAWKLAKAYWYQGNYSSGEKLPFFEKGIEAGRKAIQNAPDRCEGHFWLGINLAVLAESSSVFRALGMVDDVKTEIQKAMEISENCECGGPQRVLGKLHARLPFFKGGSKTKAIEFLKKSLQLCPQDTQSRIFLAEIYIDEGKNGFAKQLLRQVLVQEPDPQWIPETKQNKIVAEKMLRDLQKGR; encoded by the coding sequence ATGTTATCGATTTTCTGTCTCGTCTTGCTGGTGGGAGAGCCTTGCGCAGCAGAAGATGTAGAATCTTTAATGCGGGATGCCGAGGCACATTACCATTTGAGAGAGCAAGAAAGCGAGCTTCCTAAAGCGATTGAAACCTACCGGCGAGTGCTCGAGATCGATCCTGAAAACTACGAAGGCGCATGGAAACTGGCAAAGGCATACTGGTATCAAGGCAACTATTCATCAGGCGAGAAACTGCCTTTCTTCGAAAAAGGGATCGAAGCCGGACGGAAAGCCATCCAGAACGCACCGGACCGCTGCGAGGGCCATTTTTGGCTGGGAATCAATCTCGCCGTTCTTGCGGAATCCAGCAGCGTTTTTAGAGCCCTCGGGATGGTGGATGATGTAAAAACCGAGATCCAAAAGGCGATGGAAATCAGCGAAAATTGCGAATGCGGCGGGCCACAACGAGTGTTGGGAAAATTGCATGCTCGCCTGCCCTTTTTTAAGGGAGGTAGCAAGACCAAAGCAATTGAGTTTTTAAAGAAATCTTTGCAACTTTGCCCGCAAGACACCCAATCCAGGATTTTTCTTGCGGAGATTTATATCGATGAGGGAAAGAATGGTTTTGCCAAGCAGCTTCTGCGGCAAGTCCTCGTCCAGGAGCCGGATCCTCAATGGATTCCTGAAACCAAACAGAATAAAATCGTAGCGGAAAAAATGTTGCGCGATTTGCAAAAAGGAAGGTAA